Below is a genomic region from bacterium.
GGAATAAGTTTTGTAGATTATCTTAAATTAAGGGATAAGAATACGGATAGCTTTCCAAAATACAGGGTGCGTACAGCTAAGGGATTTCAGTATTTTTACACGGATAAGGAATTAGCAGCTCTAGAGGAGAAGCAGAATGAGACACAAAAGCAGCTTAATATATTTGAGAATGCAGAGCCTACAACCGCCGAGATTACTGAGTTTCCCGAATCCAGGCAGATTGGCGATATATTAAAGAGAATGGAGCAGAAAGGCATAAGCTCAGATACTCTTCTTCCAGAAAGTGGGAAGAAAAAGCCGATATATAGAATTAGTACAGGAGATAAAGAGTACGAAATAAATAGCGGTTATGAGATTCTGGACAGTATAAAGGCATTGGGGAGAAAGGGCTTGATTATACAGCGTTATAAAGGACTTGGAGAAATGAACCCGTCCCAGCTGTGGGAAACAACTATGGATCCCAAAGAACGTACGCTTTTAAAAGTGGGCATGGAAGATGCTGTAGAAGCAGATAGGATATTTACAATATTAATGGGTGATCAGGTGGAACCAAGAAGAAAGTTTATTCTGGAACACGCATTGGAAGTAGGTAATCTGGATGTTTAGAGAGATAGAAATATCATGAAAAAATCATGGGATGGAAGATTCAAAAAAACTTTAGATCCATTTATTGAAGAGTTCTCATCCTCAATAGATATTGATGTAAAGCTGGCAGAATATGATCTTCAAGGCAGTATTGCCCACATTAAAATGCTTGGCAAGGTTAATGTAATCTCCAAGAATGACACAAAAAAAACACTTCATGGACTGGAAGAAATTCTTCAAGAAGCTTCTAAGGGAGAGCTTAAATATACGCGTGCAGATGAAGACATACATATGGCAATTGAGCGCAGGCTTGTGGAAAAAATAGGAAAGATTGGCAACAAACTCCACACAGCAAGGTCCAGAAATGACCAGATTGTGCTTGACGAAAGGTTATATCTGCGTGATGAAATATCGGAGGTATCAGAACTCATTAAAGGGCTTCAGAAAACAATTATTAATATAGCACAGAAAAACATTGATGTTATTATCCCAGGACTCACCCATATGCAGCATGCGCAGCCAGTCCTTTTTTCGCATTATCTGATGGCTTACTTTAATATGCTGGACAGGGATAATGGCAGACTCAAAGATTGTTTTAAAAGGGTAAATGTTATGCCTCTGGGCGCAGGCGCAATTGCAGGAACTTCGTTCCAAATTGATCGTAAATATGTGGCTAAACTGTTAGGTTTCCCCGCTATTACAGAAAACAGCATAGATACAGTTAGTGACAGAGATTTTATTCTGGAATTTGTATCTTGCTCTGCCATTCTCATGATGCATCTTTCAAGATTATGTGAAGATATTGTCATCTATTCTTCAGAGGAGTTTGGGTACGTAGAATTGGATGATAGTATTTGTACTGGAAGCAGTATGATGCCTCAAAAGAAGAACCCTGATGTTGCTGAACTGATAAGAGGGAAAACTGCAAGAGTGTATGGATCGCTTATTACGCTTTTTACGTTAATGAAAGCGCTGCCTCTGTCATATAATAGAGACATGCAGGAGGATAAGTCAGCTCTGTTTGATGCTGTCGAAACAGTCAAGATATGTCTGAGGGCAGGGACAAAGCTTTTAGAGAATATAAAACCCAATAGGAAGAGATTAGAGAATGTTTTATCCATGGATTTTTCATGCGCAACAGAGATAGCTGATTATCTTGTAAGACAGAGCATGGCTTTTAGGGATGCGCATAAACTGGTTGGCAGGATAGTTAGATACTGTATAGATAACAAAAAATATTTACGAGATCTCACCTATTCAGAATTTAAGACGTTTTCAAACTTGTTTTCCAGAGATATTCTGAATTTCACTTCCCCCAGTTCCTCAGTAAAATCCAAGTCCTCCCCTGGCGGCACATGCCTGAAAAACGTAAAAGCTCAGATAGAAAAAGCAAAGAAATCGCTTAGCAAAGAGTTTGCGCAGTAAGGAACTTACTTAAATGATAAAAGACATAATTTTTGGTACAGTTGGCGGGCTCGGGTTATTTCTCTACGGCATTCACATAATGAGTGATGCTCTCCAGAAAGCAGCTGGAGATAAGATGAGAAAAATACTGGGCATGATAACCAATAAGGCTTTTTTCGGCTTACTGGCTGGCGCAGGGATTACCAGTATTATTCAGTCAAGCAGCGCAACAACAGTTATGGTGATAGGGTTTGTTAATGCAGGTCTTATGACATTAAAACAGGCTATTGGTGTCATATTTGGAGCGAATATAGGCACAACCATTACTGCTCAGCTTATTGCTTTTAAAATAACTCATTATGTACTTCCTCTTATTGGAATAGGTTTTGCATTGCATTTTTTCTGCAAGAAGCGCACGCCAAAGCAAATTGGTATGGTCATATTTGGATTTGGTCTTTTACTCCTTGGTCTGAGCATTATGACAGATACTGTGCGGTTCTTGCGTAGCAGCCAGGCTGCAAAGGATATCTTTGTAAATTTTAGCAGGACACCTATTTTAGGAGTACTTGCCGGAATGATTGTAACTATGATTGTTCAGTCAAGCAGCGCAACAGTTGGTATTACCATGGCTCTTGGAATAGGAGGGCTTATTGATATAAGCGCAGCAATCCCGTTATTGCTTGGAGATAATATTGGAACGTGTATAACTGCAATGTTGGCAAGCATTGGAACTAATGTTGGGGCGCGCCGAGCAGCTGTGGCTCATCTTCTGTTCAATTTAATAGGCACAATAATAGTTCTGTCTCTTTTGCCAGTGTATAAAGTCTTAGTTCTACATACATCGGATAATATTGGAAGACAAATAGCTAATGCACACACGCTATTTAATGTTATTAATGCCGTATTGTTTTTACCATTTACAGGGCTTTATACTAAACTAATAGAGAAAATCGTGCCGGGAAAAGACGCATCTCTTGATTATGCTCCAAAGTTTCTGGAACCGCACCTTCTAAATACTCCGTCCATAGCAATAGAGCAGGCGCGGAAAGAGCTTGTAAGAATGACTGACATGGTTAAGACAATGGTTGATAAAGTGATGGATGGGTTCTTTAAAAAGGATATAGATATAATGCATAACGCTATAAGTAAAGAAGAGGCTGTTGACAATCTGCAGAGCTCAATAACACATTATTTGGTTGAGCTTTCCGAGAAGAGTTTAAGCTTTGAGATGGCAGAGAAGATACCCGCGTTACTTCATTCGGTTAATGATATAGAGCGCGTAGGGGACATCTCTGAAAATCTCGTAGAACTTGGAGAAAGAGCGATTGAGAAAAAGCTCCCGTTTAGCGATAAAGCAATTAAGGAATTAAGAGAGATGTATTCGGAAGTTACAGCAATGCTGGAGGATGCAATCAAGGCGCTAGAGCTAAATGATGTAACAATTGCGCGTAAAGTCTGGGACAGGGAAAAGAGGATAAATGAATTAACAGAGACATTTGGAAATAATCATACCTCCAGACTGAGAAATAAGGCATGCAATATAGTTTCGGGAATTGTTTTCCTTGATCTTCTGAGCAACTTTGAAAAGATGGG
It encodes:
- the argH gene encoding argininosuccinate lyase gives rise to the protein MKKSWDGRFKKTLDPFIEEFSSSIDIDVKLAEYDLQGSIAHIKMLGKVNVISKNDTKKTLHGLEEILQEASKGELKYTRADEDIHMAIERRLVEKIGKIGNKLHTARSRNDQIVLDERLYLRDEISEVSELIKGLQKTIINIAQKNIDVIIPGLTHMQHAQPVLFSHYLMAYFNMLDRDNGRLKDCFKRVNVMPLGAGAIAGTSFQIDRKYVAKLLGFPAITENSIDTVSDRDFILEFVSCSAILMMHLSRLCEDIVIYSSEEFGYVELDDSICTGSSMMPQKKNPDVAELIRGKTARVYGSLITLFTLMKALPLSYNRDMQEDKSALFDAVETVKICLRAGTKLLENIKPNRKRLENVLSMDFSCATEIADYLVRQSMAFRDAHKLVGRIVRYCIDNKKYLRDLTYSEFKTFSNLFSRDILNFTSPSSSVKSKSSPGGTCLKNVKAQIEKAKKSLSKEFAQ
- a CDS encoding Na/Pi cotransporter family protein; translated protein: MIKDIIFGTVGGLGLFLYGIHIMSDALQKAAGDKMRKILGMITNKAFFGLLAGAGITSIIQSSSATTVMVIGFVNAGLMTLKQAIGVIFGANIGTTITAQLIAFKITHYVLPLIGIGFALHFFCKKRTPKQIGMVIFGFGLLLLGLSIMTDTVRFLRSSQAAKDIFVNFSRTPILGVLAGMIVTMIVQSSSATVGITMALGIGGLIDISAAIPLLLGDNIGTCITAMLASIGTNVGARRAAVAHLLFNLIGTIIVLSLLPVYKVLVLHTSDNIGRQIANAHTLFNVINAVLFLPFTGLYTKLIEKIVPGKDASLDYAPKFLEPHLLNTPSIAIEQARKELVRMTDMVKTMVDKVMDGFFKKDIDIMHNAISKEEAVDNLQSSITHYLVELSEKSLSFEMAEKIPALLHSVNDIERVGDISENLVELGERAIEKKLPFSDKAIKELREMYSEVTAMLEDAIKALELNDVTIARKVWDREKRINELTETFGNNHTSRLRNKACNIVSGIVFLDLLSNFEKMGDHLNNVADAVIGGLQWDSHKSNDK